One Vicugna pacos chromosome 12, VicPac4, whole genome shotgun sequence genomic window carries:
- the PRR13 gene encoding proline-rich protein 13 — protein sequence MWNPNAGQLGPNPYPPNVGYPGGCNPAQPPCNPAHPPPVNPAFPPGPYPPPPGVPQGNPAFPPGGPGHHVPQPGYPGCQPSGPYPPPYPPPAPGMPPVTPLAPGMMGPGMVMDKKMQKKMKKAHKKMHKHHKHGKHSSSSSSSSDSD from the exons ATGTGGAATCCTAATGCCG GGCAGCTGGGGCCAAATCCATATCCCCCTAACGTCGGGTACCCTGGAGGTTGCAATCCTGCCCAACCACCTTGCAATCCTGCCCATCCACCACCTGTCAACCCTGCCTTTCCTCCAGGCCCctatccccctcccccaggagttCCCCAGGGGAATCCAGCTTTTCCTCCAGGTGGGCCGGGTCATCATGTACCACAACCCGGGTACCCAGGATGCCAACCCTCAGGTCCCTACCCGCCTCCATACCCACCACCTGCCCCTGGCATGCCTCCGGTGACTCCATTGGCTCCTGGCATGATGGGACCAGGAATGGTGATGGACaagaagatgcagaagaaaatgaagaaagctcATAAAAAGATGCACAAACACCACAAGCATGGCAAG cattcctcctcctcctcttccagcaGTGACTCTGACTGA